In Thermotoga sp. Ku-13t, one genomic interval encodes:
- a CDS encoding glycosyltransferase, giving the protein MKVKLPDRSVEEYRNLVGEQVEEIRELVKPLKGLKVVHINATPYGGGVAEILQTLVPLMRSIGLDAEWRVIEASVEFFNITKKFHNTLQGASIEITEEEWKFYEEICKKNAELIEGDEDIVVIHDPQPAAIRGFARARNTTKWIWRCHIDLSAPNESVWSRFSQYVSDYDRMIFHLEEYFPMDMKEKCTAFPPSIDPLSEKNVELEPGFIGETLKKLGIDAEKPLITVVARFDPWKDLFSAIDVYRIIKRELGSVQLAIVSAMALDDPEGWIFFEKVLRYAGMDENIKFCTNLRGVGSKEVNAIQRASTVALHTATREGFGLVISEALFKRVPVVARPVGGVKIQVQHGENGYLAWEKEALAEYILELVKNESLRKRMGELGRKTVLEKFISTVNLMNYLRTFLQVLG; this is encoded by the coding sequence ATGAAGGTGAAACTCCCAGACAGGTCCGTCGAAGAGTACAGGAACCTGGTTGGTGAACAAGTTGAAGAGATCAGGGAACTCGTAAAGCCTTTGAAAGGGTTGAAGGTGGTTCACATCAACGCGACTCCTTACGGTGGTGGCGTGGCCGAGATATTGCAGACACTCGTTCCGTTGATGAGATCGATCGGTCTGGACGCGGAATGGCGTGTGATAGAAGCCTCTGTGGAGTTCTTCAACATCACGAAGAAGTTTCACAACACCCTGCAAGGAGCAAGCATTGAGATAACAGAAGAAGAGTGGAAATTCTACGAGGAAATCTGCAAAAAGAATGCCGAACTGATCGAAGGAGACGAAGACATTGTTGTGATACACGATCCACAGCCAGCCGCGATACGTGGCTTTGCCAGGGCCAGGAACACCACCAAATGGATCTGGAGATGCCACATAGATCTGTCGGCACCGAACGAAAGCGTTTGGAGCAGATTTTCTCAGTACGTTTCAGACTACGACAGAATGATCTTCCATCTGGAAGAATATTTCCCGATGGACATGAAAGAAAAGTGTACGGCGTTCCCACCCAGCATTGACCCGCTGAGCGAGAAGAACGTAGAGTTAGAACCAGGGTTCATCGGGGAGACTTTAAAGAAACTCGGTATCGATGCAGAGAAACCTTTGATAACTGTAGTCGCCAGATTCGATCCTTGGAAAGACCTCTTCTCCGCAATAGACGTTTACAGAATCATCAAGCGGGAGCTTGGTTCGGTTCAACTTGCGATCGTCTCTGCCATGGCGCTGGACGATCCGGAGGGCTGGATATTTTTCGAAAAGGTCTTGCGGTACGCGGGGATGGACGAGAATATAAAGTTCTGTACCAATCTGAGAGGTGTCGGAAGCAAAGAAGTGAACGCGATACAGCGCGCCAGCACGGTGGCTCTTCACACCGCCACGAGGGAGGGCTTCGGGCTGGTGATCAGCGAAGCTCTGTTCAAAAGAGTGCCCGTCGTGGCCAGGCCCGTTGGTGGTGTCAAGATCCAGGTTCAGCATGGAGAGAACGGTTATCTGGCCTGGGAGAAAGAAGCGCTCGCGGAGTATATACTCGAACTGGTGAAGAACGAAAGCTTGAGAAAGCGGATGGGGGAGCTTGGAAGAAAAACCGTTCTGGAAAAATTCATTTCTACTGTGAATCTGATGAACTATCTTAGAACTTTCCTCCAGGTTCTGGGGTGA
- a CDS encoding carbohydrate ABC transporter permease: MKSKAFLVSLAGWLVALIWILPFVGVLMTAIRPLDELLKGWWNFSTFRPTLNNFVGAWNHPTASLSKGMLNSLMVAVPATFLPLFLATMAGYGLSRYRFKLRTPLLALIIVALALPQQTIAVPIFQMMNALNLVDTYLGLIIVHTAWGIPWITFFMRNFFATIPKSMEEAAKIDGASDIMIFFKVVFPLAMPAVGSAFALQFTWVWSDFFLALILIYSPDKLLATQRIPLMRGVYHVDWGLLSSAAIMVMVVPILVYLLLQRYYIKGMIGWSLK; this comes from the coding sequence ATGAAATCGAAAGCGTTCTTGGTCTCACTTGCTGGCTGGCTCGTGGCACTGATCTGGATCCTGCCGTTCGTCGGAGTTCTCATGACAGCGATAAGGCCACTGGATGAACTGCTGAAAGGTTGGTGGAACTTTTCGACCTTTCGGCCTACACTGAACAACTTCGTCGGAGCATGGAACCATCCAACGGCGTCGCTTTCAAAAGGTATGTTGAACTCCCTCATGGTCGCAGTTCCCGCAACGTTTCTCCCTCTTTTTCTTGCCACAATGGCAGGCTATGGCCTTTCGAGGTACCGCTTCAAACTGAGAACACCTTTGCTCGCACTGATAATTGTGGCACTTGCACTGCCTCAGCAGACGATCGCCGTTCCAATCTTTCAAATGATGAACGCACTGAACCTCGTGGACACATATCTTGGACTGATCATCGTTCACACCGCGTGGGGTATACCGTGGATCACGTTTTTCATGAGGAACTTCTTCGCGACGATTCCGAAATCAATGGAAGAAGCTGCAAAAATAGATGGTGCCAGCGATATAATGATATTCTTCAAGGTAGTCTTTCCACTCGCCATGCCGGCAGTGGGTTCGGCTTTCGCGTTGCAGTTCACCTGGGTCTGGAGCGATTTCTTTCTGGCACTGATACTGATATATTCACCCGACAAACTGCTCGCAACTCAGCGCATACCGCTCATGAGAGGCGTTTATCACGTCGATTGGGGTCTGCTCTCGTCAGCAGCGATCATGGTTATGGTGGTTCCGATTTTAGTCTATCTGTTGCTGCAACGCTATTATATCAAAGGCATGATCGGCTGGTCGCTCAAGTGA